One window from the genome of Scatophagus argus isolate fScaArg1 chromosome 13, fScaArg1.pri, whole genome shotgun sequence encodes:
- the ankrd12 gene encoding ankyrin repeat domain-containing protein 12 isoform X3 → MAKPGSDRDGAMVDKQAGKKSKEKLSPFTKTPKLDRSELLGKEGKAKSSMKRKLSFTTSPLRTEERDSDTDDSDPGQSSETWGERLVPPCRIYADKDGPDKKKVKKEAGGKKSQANLLFGYPLSERKQMALLMQMTANSPDSTPSHPSQTTPVQKKVPSSASSRQKDKVNKRNERGETPLHMAAIRGDAKQVKELISLGADVNVKDFAGWTPLHEACNLGYYDVAKVLIAAGAEVNTQGLDDDTPLHDASSSGHKDIVKLLLRHGGNAFQANKRGERPVDVADSQELEQLLKGEVPLSDQDDSSSESEDPPSVNPSSVDDNMEDSDTEKDSDGKPATKASSSVPGLDEYEFKDEEEEEDLSKALNDRHILRRELRQREKDDKDRNHVAGKTSGKGDSSSKSKKQKTSRVHCSSDTSSDEMESLPEKRNSPTCSQSSEAVKPDTKSKKDSAEQKDKGKVKRKSKSQNKNKENQEDGKENSKTLVRSLATVSESTEKGREEDSFKMSFSPKDDSSVHLFHLSSIKSPKLNHSLTDKQTPLKQENTKMCISITDSSCPVDGVKYNHYPDADFCTEGSSTKGCKHKEKSKHQQKDSSVDGDDGRSSPYKDGSIGNSIDSTEGALRKSDLDGKVVKKHKLKHKEKDKHRREYEAERSRHRQKEARKDGHRNLEFDREFWKENFFKSDETDESLPVKKEGEDNSSLQKTSDSSPVKDERNAKERHSSSKEKRPREEREKDKTVKKERKEAASKEEKVKESKLSERDERVDCHGSGRIPEETLLSNSMKEETEEKPISGITADQEQLEPSEKGSREKTDKRLPGKEKDSEKMEKRHPDKEKRVKTEHSDKPEPQNSVDRWKEKERTGAISSHSPGDKNYKENEKLKSLSTTKKHDDGRKNKDKLDKRSDRERQEREYSVGDHREKERANPDKKGKPLEKTTDHSKSDRSKEKECDRKKRDKTKDGTSNLKLLLEEKKSYLSESSKSLSTKSKEEVVRTPEKDRDRRDRDRDLDKHKDKDKDRHKDRSQQAKISKAKPNETDADKAKSKASPATRDNKPKEKRLVNDDLMQTSFERMLSLKDQEIEQWHRKHLEKIKQKERERLKQRPLADPAKAKPKDRTKTEPCLSKELTRSKSSEASDVHSRDKPLKDGTSPRAMSLDGKSLPSISAKVMSAVENCLTRSPRPESERCVLMSRSVSLVSVASSEDSCQATALTPRHPEYDSDMNMEASDSQPAFLQSSLVIHATRSPSVHDKDCNSLPDVPQSNRTLGSGRHESPYLRAILDEDANSSTEGKAVENLPKPNQPTEELKTRETSADTEESLASQQCTSSAADSVAEREGDTPGGLTPQMLSQDPESKSLTIPECSGNQTGPTEQKPISSSDPPVARDVQCLTENSQAESTNKDSDQSSVPTVCPSAEPSAPTSTKPLQQREPVSGIESLQQAESSTMHVSDHKDKPLESADRAEQESMETVSESFRTESVGSPVPSTSSHVPSSTSGESLPASSKTKSESECPLEDMDVDNQDYKSSKPSTDAAGSCLDAQMEKKDSIPQASSYSASPEHQAEDMTDIQQNSENSAAPVSITTESSSLEGSLSTECSSECKAESSSEPMEVTPADEKAESSSSGEEQSQSTIQSSAQTDSCCSGSSSSGSSTASGSSSPQSGDRDSDSLGAKVKVRSADDDVDVHVPHPRKRKMPKVSTSQSCSTSQQEKEKGQQSLAAIVDSVKLEEIQPYQTERANPYYEFLHIRKKIEEKRKVLCSVTPQPPQYYDEYVTFNGSYLLDGNPLSKLCIPTITPPPSLPEQLKEMFKQQEVVRMKLRLQHSIEREKLIVSNEQEVLRVHYRAARTLANQTLPFSACTVLLDAEVYNMPQDVQSDDGKTSVRDRFNARQFMSWLQDVDDKFDKLKTCLLMRQQHEAAALNAVQRLEWQLKLQELDPATYKSTSIFEIPEFYIPLVEVNDDFDLTPI, encoded by the exons AGCAAAGAAAAGTTGTCCCCCTTCACCAAAACTCCGAAGCTGGACCGGAGTGAATTGCtggggaaggaagggaaagcCAAGTCTTCCATGAAGCGCAAGCTCTCCTTCACCACCAGTCCGCTCCGGACCGAGGAGCGAGACTCTGACACCG ATGACTCAGACCCAGGCCAGTCGAGTGAGACCTGGGGAGAGAGATTAGTGCCTCCCTGCAGGATATACGCAG ATAAAGATGGACCAGACaagaagaaggtgaagaaggAGGCTGGGGGCAAGAAGTCCCAGGCCAACCTGTTATTTGGGTATCCCCTGTCAGAGCGCAAACAGATGGCTCTCCTAATGCAGATGACTGCCAACAGTCCAG ACTCTACTCCCAGTCACCCCTCACAAACGACCCCTGTGCAGAAGAAAGTCCCCAGCAGCGCCTCGTCTAGACAGAAGGACAAAGTCAACAAGCGGAACGAGCGAGGGGAGACTCCCCTTCACATGGCTGCCATCAGGGGAGACGCTAAGCAAGTTAAAGAGCTCATTAGCCTGGGAGCTGATGTCAACGTCAAAGACTTTGCAG GCTGGACTCCCCTTCATGAAGCCTGTAATCTTGGCTACTACGACGTGGCCAAGGTCTTAATAGCAGCAGGTGCGGAGGTGAACACGCAGGGTTTGGATGACGACACGCCACTCCATGATGCTTCGAGCAGCGGGCACAAAGAT ATTGTGAAACTGCTGCTTCGACACGGTGGTAACGCCTTCCAGGCAAACAAGCGCGGCGAGCGCCCGGTGGATGTGGCGGACTCTCAGGAGCTGGAGCAGCTATTAAAGGGAGAGGTGCCTCTGTCGGACCAAGATGACAGTTCGTCAG AGTCTGAAGACCCACCGTCTGTTAATCCATCCAGTGTGGATGACAACATGGAGGACTCTGATACTGAAAAGGACTCGGATGGCAAACCGGCCACAAAAGCATCATCGTCCGTGCCAGGGCTGGATGAGTATGAGTTCAAGgacgaggaagaagaggaggatctCAGTAAAGCTCTGAACGACAGACATATCCTCAGGAGGGAACTACGGCAGCGGGAGAAGGACGACAAAGATAGGAAtcatgtggcaggaaagacgAGTGGCAAAGGGGATTCCTCCTCCAAGTCCAAAAAGCAGAAGACGTCTCGCGTCCACTGCAGCTCAGATACCTCCAGTGATGAAATGGAGAGCCTTCCAGAGAAAAGGAATTCCCCCACCTGCTCTCAAAGCTCAGAGGCCGTGAAGCCGGACACAAAGTCTAAAAAGGACAGTGCTGAGCAAAAGGACAAGGGCAAAGTCAAGAGGAAGAGCAAAAGCCAgaataaaaacaaggaaaaccaAGAGGATGGCAAAGAGAACAGCAAAACTTTGGTCCGTTCTCTCGCAACTGTGTCCGAGAGCACAGAAAAGGGTCGGGAGGAAGACTCCTTCAAGATGTCTTTCAGTCCTAAAGATGACTCGTCCGTCCACCTCTTTCATTTGTCCTCCATAAAGTCTCCAAAACTGAACCACAGCTTGACAGATAAGCAAACACcactgaaacaggaaaataCTAAGATGTGCATTTCCATCACTGACAGCTCATGTCCGGTGGACGGTGTCAAATACAACCACTACCCAGACGCAGACTTCTGCACTGAAGGCTCTAGCACCAAGGGGTGCAAGCACAAGGAAAAGAGCAAACATCAACAGAAAGACTCGAGTGTCGACGGGGATGACGGCCGTTCGAGTCCTTACAAAGACGGCAGCATAGGAAACAGCATAGACAGCACTGAAGGTGCCTTGCGGAAGAGCGACTTAGACGGCAAGGTGGTAAAGAAGCATAAACttaaacacaaagagaaggaCAAACACAGGAGGGAATACGAGGCAGAGCGGAGCCGCCACAGGCAGAAGGAGGCCAGGAAAGATGGCCACAGGAATTTGGAGTTTGACAGAGAGTTCTGGAAAGAAAATTTTTTCAAAAGTGATGAGACGGATGAATCTCTGCCAGTGAAGAAAGAAGGTGAAGACAATAGCTCGCTTCAGAAGACCTCTGATTCCTCTCCTGTCAAAGATGAGAGAAACGCAAAGGAGAGACACTCCAGCAGCAAGGAAAAGAGGCCGAGAGAGGAGCGCGAAAAAGACAAGACCGTGAAGAAAGAGCGCAAGGAGGCTGCTAGTAAAGAGGAGAAGGTAAAGGAATCAAAGCTGAGCGAGCGTGACGAGAGAGTGGACTGCCACGGCTCAGGGCGGATTCCTGAGGAGACACTGCTGAGCAACAGCAtgaaagaagagacagaagagaaaccCATAAGTGGGATCACAGCTGATCAAGAACAGCTGGAGCCTTCTGAAAAAGGCTCACGTGAGAAAACTGACAAGAGGCTTCCAGGAAAGGAGAAGGATTCagaaaaaatggagaaaaggcACCCTGACAAGGAAAAAAGGGTTAAAACGGAGCACTCTGACAAGCCCGAGCCGCAAAATTCAGTGGATCGctggaaggaaaaagagagaacagggGCGATTTCTTCCCACTCGCCTGGAGATAAAAACTATAAAGagaatgaaaagctgaaatctCTGTCCACCACAAAAAAGCATGATGAcggcagaaaaaacaaagataagTTAGACAAACGGTCTGACAgggagaggcaggagagagaaTATAGTGTCGGGgatcacagagaaaaggaaCGCGCAAACCCTGATAAGAAAGGCAAACCTCTGGAGAAGACCACAGATCATAGTAAATCTGATCGTTCAAAAGAGAAGGAGTGtgacaggaaaaagagagataaaacgAAAGATGGCACTTCTAATCTGAAGTTACTTttagaagagaagaagagctaTCTGTCTGAGAGCAGCAAGTCCTTATCTACAAAATCAAAGGAGGAAGTTGTGAGAACACCAGAGAAGGATCGCGACCGGAGAGACCGAGACAGAGACTTGGATAAACACAAGGACAAGGATAAGGACCGCCACAAAGACCGCTCCCAGCAGGCCAAAATCTCCAAGGCCAAACCCAACGAGACGGATGCAGACAAGGCCAAATCAAAAGCCTCGCCAGCAACCCGAGACAACAAGCCCAAAGAGAAAAGGCTTGTGAATGACGACTTGATGCAGACCAGCTTTGAGCGCATGCTCAGCCTGAAGGATCAGGAGATTGAACAATGGCATCGCAAACACCtggagaaaatcaaacaaaaagagCGAGAACGGCTTAAACAGCGTCCTCTGGCAGATCCAGCGAAGGCCAAACCTAAAGACAGAACGAAAACTGAACCGTGTTTGAGTAAAGAGCTCACACGCTCAAAAAGCTCTGAAGCCTCTGATGTCCACAGCAGAGATAAACCCCTGAAGGATGGCACCAGCCCCAGAGCAATGTCGCTTGATGGAAAGAGTCTGCCTTCCATCAGCGCAAAGGTCATGTCAGCTGTGGAAAACTGTCTGACCAGATCGCCCAGACCGGAGAGTGAACGCTGTGTTCTCATGTCCCGGTCCGTGTCCTTGGTTTCTGTCGCTAGCTCAGAGGATTCGTGTCAGGCGACGGCATTAACGCCCAGACACCCTGAGTATGACTCTGACATGAATATGGAAGCATCAGACTCTCAACCTGCCTTCCTCCAGTCTTCCCTTGTAATTCACGCCACCAGATCGCCGTCTGTTCACGACAAAGATTGCAACAGTCTTCCAGATGTGCCGCAAAGTAATCGCACGCTGGGGTCCGGCAGACACGAGTCGCCGTACCTCAGGGCTATTCTGGACGAGGATGCCAACTCATCGACTGAAGGTAAAGCTGTCGAAAATCTGCCAAAGCCCAACCAGCCTACGGAAGAGCTGAAAACGAGAGAGACCTCGGCAGATACGGAGGAGAGCCTCGCCAGTCAACAGTGCACGAGTTCAGCGGCTGATTCAGTAGCAGAGCGAGAAGGGGACACTCCTGGTGGTTTGACACCTCAGATGTTAAGTCAAGATCCTGAGAGTAAAAGCCTGACAATACCAGAGTGTAGCGGCAATCAGACTGGGCCAACGGAGCAGAAACCAATTTCCTCCTCTGATCCTCCTGTTGCGAGGGATGTCCAGTGTTTGACAGAGAATTCACAGGCAGAAAGTACTAACAAGGATTCTGATCAGTCATCAGTACCTACAGTTTGTCCATCTGCAGAGCCGTCAGCACCCACAAGCACAAAACCCCTCCAGCAAAGGGAACCTGTTTCTGGTATAGAGAGCTTGCAGCAGGCAGAATCGAGCACCATGCATGTATCTGACCATAAAGACAAACCTCTGGAGAGTGCTGATAGAGCTGAACAAGAGAGCATGGAAACTGTCTCAGAAAGCTTCAGAACAGAGAGTGTTGGAAGTCCTGTACCGTCCACCAGTTCGCACGTTCCCAGTTCCACTTCAGGGGAGTCCTTGCCAGCCTCCAGCAAAACGAAGTCAGAGTCCGAATGTCCTCTAGAGGATATGGATGTAGATAACCAAGACTACAAGAGTTCAAAACCTTCCACTGACGCTGCAGGTTCGTGCCTTGACGCTCAGATGGAGAAAAAGGACAGTATACCCCAAGCATCGTCCTATAGCGCGAGCCCCGAACACCAGGCTGAAGATATGACTGACATCCAGCAGAACTCGGAGAACAGCGCTGCTCCTGTTTCTATTACAACAGAGAGTTCCTCGCTCGAAGGCAGCCTGAGTACTGAGTGCTCCTCTGAATGCAAAGCGGAGTCCAGCTCAGAGCCGATGGAGGTGACCCCTGCCGATGAGAAAGCAGAGTCCTCTTCATCTGGAGAGGAGCAGAGTCAAAGCACCATCCAGTCATCAGCTCAGACCGACTCCTgctgcagtggcagcagcagcagcggcagcagcactGCCTCGGGAAGCTCCTCTCCACAATCTGGAGATCGGGATTCTGATTCTCTGGGGGCCAAGGTGAAGGTTCGATCTGCAGACGACGACGTGGACGTCCACGTGCCCCATCCACGCAAGAGAAAGATGCCCAAAGTGTCGACTTCCCAGTCGTGCTCGACGAGTCaacaggagaaggagaagggcCAGCAGTCTCTTGCAGCGATCGTGGACTCTGTAAAGCTGGAGGAGATTCAGCCCTACCAGACTGAGAGGGCCAACCCTTACTACGAGTTCCTGCACATCCGGAAGAAGATCGAGGAGAAGCGCAAAGTGTTGTGCAGCGTCACCCCCCAACCACCACAGTATTACGATGAATATGTAACCTTCAACGGATCCTACCTCTTAGATGGGAACCCCCTCAGCAAGCTCTGTATACCAACC ATAACTCCGCCTCCATCGTTACCCGAGCAGCTGAAAGAGATGTTCAAACAGCAAGAGGTCGTCCGCATGAAACTACGACTACAACACAGCATTGAAAGG GAAAAGCTGATTGTTTCAAACGAACAAGAAGTCTTACGAGTCCACTACCGGGCAGCAAGAACACTGGCCAATCAGACTCTGCCTTTCAGTGCCTGTACGGTTTTACTGGATGCTGAAGTGTACAACATGCCTCAAGACGTCCAG AGTGATGACGGCAAAACGTCAGTGAGGGACAGATTCAACGCCAGGCAGTTCATGTCCTGGTTACAAGACGTCGATGACAAGTTTGATAAACTGAAG ACGTGTCTTCTGATGAGGCAGCAGCACGAGGCGGCGGCCCTGAACGCCGTGCAGCGTCTGGAGTGGCAGCTCAAACTGCAGGAGCTGGACCCGGCCACCTACAAGTCCACCAGTATCTTCGAGATCCCCGAGTTCTACATCCCGCTGGTGGAGGTCAACGACGACTTCGACCTCACGCCGATATGA